cccccactctaacccaccagcccccactcccctcccagagccggggagagaacccaggagtcctggctcccagctctcccactctaaccaccagaccccactcccctcccagagctggggatcgagcccagccccccctgctctaacccaccagcccccactcccctcccagagccagggagagaacccaggagtccgggctcccagcccgcctgctctaacccaccaacCCCCACGTACCTCGTCTCCGGGCCCGGCAGAGGCAGACGGACAGCACCAGGATCACAACCAGCATGACAAACCCCGCGCCTGCCATGGCGGCGACTCCCCAGACTGGGATCCAGCAGTCTTTACCTACCAGACAGGTGGTCAATGCTGGGCGCCCCCCAGGCTCCCGTCCCCCCGGCTGCCCACCGGACCTGCGCTGGGGGCCAGGGCCTGGCGAGGGCGCTGTAAAATCTGCACTGCCGCCCCCCCGGGAGGGGCTGGCAGGATGAGCAGCCAAAGCCGCTGTGAGAAACTGAGACGACCCGGGGGCCCACCAGGTCGGGGGGTCGTCCCTCGCGGGGAGCATGGCTCACGGATTGAGCGGGAGACAATAAAGTGGCATGGAGCCCTGCTGTACGGCGGGGATCCCCCGGGTCCCTTGAGCTTTGCTGCGGGCAGGAACAAGTGGGCAAAAAACCCAGCCCACAGGAATTTGCGGGGAAACCCAAAATCCCTAATCTGGTTACCAAGAGTAGCTAGCATGACATTACAGCGAAGTCATAAAAACGGCCTAACATGAATATACCCCAGCAGCTTCTGAATGAACAtgggccccagcagctgctgaatgaacatgggccccagcagctgctgaatgaacatagaccccagcagctgctgaatgaacatgggccccagcagctgctgaatgaacatgggccccagcagctgctgaatgaacatagaccccagcagctgctgaatgaacatggaccccagcagctgctgaatgaacatgggccccagcagctgctgaatgaacataggccccagcagctgctgaatgaacataggccccagcagctgctgaatgaacatagaccccagcagctgctgaatgaacatgggccccagcagctgctgaatgaacatgggccccagcagctgctgaatgaacataggccccagcagctgctgaatgaacatagaccccagcagctgctgaatgaacatagaccccagcagctgctgaatgaacatgggccccagcagctgctgaatgaacatgggccccagcagctgctgaatgaACATAGACCCCAGCAGCTCCTGAATGAACATaggccccagcagctgctgaatgaacatagaccccagcagctgctgaatgaacatgggccccagcagctgctgaatgaacatgggccccagcagctgctgaatgaacatgggccccagcagctgctgaatgaacatgggccccagcagctgctgaatgaacatagaccccagcagctgctgaatgaacatgggccccagcagctgctgaatgaacatagaccccagcagctgctgaatgaacatagaccccagcagctgctgaatgaacatgggccccagcagctgctgaatgaACATAGACCCCAGCAGCTCCTGAATGAACATaggccccagcagctgctgaattCTGTTTATACACATAATATATTCACTGACTTTTTCGTTTCTCTTTCCGGAGCGCGGGTGACTCTGTCTCTCTTGCGGGGTGGAAGATTGTTTGCGGGTGGAAATGGGCTAAAAGGGCACGAGCCAGGCCAGGAGCGGGCGGGGGTGGGCCTTGCGGCGTCGGGGGCGATTAGAAAACGAGCCCCGCGCCGGGCGCTGAGGAAGCGGGTGGGGAAGAGGCCCCCGTCCGTCCGGGGTGGATTGACGGGAGCATCGTACGGGGGAGGTCGCTGACCCGCCCTGCTCGGGGGTCCCGGGTCCTGTTCTGGGGGGCTGGGCTCCGGGAAACACGGGGACAAACTTCGaggccagaggagagccacaaaatgGAGCacagtttagaaaacctggagaGGTTAAAAACCACGTGGGCCTGACGAGCAGGTTGCAGGGGCAGCTGGGAGGGTCTTCCCCGTCATGTGAGGGGCTTTACCGAGGCCGGGGATCCATTCTGCGTGTCCACAGAAAGCAGGAGGGACGTGACAAGGGTCACCAAGGGCGACTGTGGctggatattaggacaaactttccAGGTCTCGGGGACGTTCAGCTCGGGAATCGGTGTCCACGGGCGGGTCGCGGGATCCCCGTCCCGGGAGGTTTAAAACCAGGCTGGCCAAACCCCTGTCAAGGAGGGTCTGGGTTGGCTGGGCCCTGTGAGGACCGCCCATGAtgcctccagccctggaggacGTTTCAACCGGCCCCGGTCTGAGTATTCCTGAGCATCGGGGTCCCCCCGCCCGAAATGAAGAATTTGGGCATCACTGACGCAGGCTCAGTGATATTTAGCTGTGGTTGAATGGGCATTTTTCTCTCACACACGCAAATGTCCCCGTTTGGGTGAGAAATGAAGTGGCTCCTTCTCTCCCAGAGGCAAGGAtggagcccccactcccctcccagagctggggagagaacccaggagtcctggctcccagccccctgctctaacccaccagcccccactcccttcccagagccggggaaagaacccaggagtcctggctcccagccccccatgctCTAGATCACTTGGCTCCAtgcacaccccccaccccatgggagGCTCTGCCCCTTGGGGCCACGTCCCGGGGGTCTCACACCATGGCACAGGGGCATGGGCGAGGGACCCACAATTCAGCCATTTCAAACCAGTGGGGACCAGAGGATGTGGATGGggggtggatggatagatgggtgtGTAGGGGATGGATAACAAGAGGGGCgtgggggtggatggagggaggggtagatggatgggggaggggtggatagtTGGAGGGAGAAGgtgatgggtgggggagggaggtgccgggggagggaggtgggtggagatggagggaggtggggatgcATGGGAGGAGGGAGCAAGGGGTagatggaggaagggagagggagggatggatggaggaaggggtgggtAGATgagtggggggatggatgggggaaggggtagatggagggagggagggaggtatagatggatgggggagggagaggtggtgggggagggagggaggggtagatggatgggggagggaggggtggggatggagggaggaaggggtaaataggtggagggagggaggggtacaTGGAGGAAGGGAgcggatggatggagggaggaaggggtgaagggagggaggggtagatggatgggggaaggggtagatggatggagggaggggtacatggaggaagggaggggatggagggagggaggggtagctggagggagggaggggtagctggaggaaggggtggatggagggaggggtagatggagggagggaggggtggggatggagggagggaggggtagctggagggagaaaggggtagatggaggaaggggtggatggagggaggggtagatggagggagggaggggtggggatggagggagggaggggtagatggatggggagggagggggtggggatggatggaggaaggggaagatagatggagggatggagggttggagagggagggggggagaggtagatggggcctgggggtggagggagggaggggtagctggagggaggggtggatggagggaggggtaggtggatggaggggggaggggatggatgggggaaggggtagctgGTTcggaagggtgggggtggggatggatggagggaggggtagatggagggaggaagggaggggatggagggagggaggggtagctggagggagggaggggtagctGGAGGAAGGGgtagatggagggagggaggggtggggatggagggagggaggggtagatggatgggggagggagcgggtggggatggatggaggaaggggaagatagatggagggagggagggttggagagggaggggggagaggtagatggggcctgggggtggagggagggaggggtagatggaggaaggggtggatggagggaggggtagctggagggaggggtggatggagggaggggtaggtggatggaggggggaggggatggatgggggaaggggtagcttGGTcggaagggtgggggtggggatggagggaggaaggggtagatggaggaagggagggggagggatggatggaggaaggggtgggtagatggggagggaggggcggggatggagggagaagggttggggatggagggaggggtaggtggatggagggggggaggggatggacgGAGGAAGGGGCAGAtagatggagggaggggtaggtggatggaggggggaggggatggatgggCGGGTGGATGGAGAcgaagggagggatggggggtggctgaacGGAGGGGGGGgatagacgggggagggggatggaggtaCCCTGGGTGGGCGGCAGGGCGGGATGGACAGTTGGTTTGAATCTCtctccaccctcctcctccccatcgatctctccctcccctcacccccacccccacccctcggcGGTCTCCAGCCCCACCgtccccctctgctcccttcccacccccagccaggtccctcccccagccccacggcGCGGGGGGCACTGACCATTCCCTCCCATCCCCGCGGACAGCCCCAGGCCCGGCGAGCAGCTCCCCCAGCAGCGTCCGTCCGTCTGTCCGTCCCGCCAGGGCTGTGTGTCCTGTGGGTGGTGGGGGAACTTCTGCTTCCAGCTCCCCGGCCCCGGAAACCCCCAAGTGTTAAAACCAGAAGCTAGAGAGGCAGCTGTATCCGCcctatacgtatatctattggctgggagcctggacatCTGGGTCCtctccccagtgctgggaggggagtggggctggtgggttagagcaggggggctgggagcctggacatCTGGGTCCtctccccagtgctgggagggggagtggggctggtgggttagagcaggggggctgggagccaggactcctgggttctctccccagcgctgggaggggagtggggctggtgggttagagcaggggggctgggagccaggacgcctgggttctctgcccaggAGACCCCAAGTggaggggaagtgggaggggcagctTTGGGGCCCCCAAGGGAGAGCCTGGCAGAGGCAAAATTTCCACTGCTGAGGTGTGAAATCTACCCACAGCCCCAGAGGCCTTGTTCCCTGCCCAGAGGCCTGGCCGgccttgggggcagggaatggggctcgGGGTTCGTCCCCTCGAGGGGGAGCCGGGCTCCCGGGGGATTGAGCAAGCTAGTGTAGTGGGGATGCAgagtgccaggactcctgggttctctcccagctctgggagggaagcggggactagtggttagagtggggggaggggaaggggagtgccaggactcctgggttccgttcGCAGCAGAAGGTTGACCCAAAGTCCCCATCCGCCAGCCCCATGACTGGGATCCGTCCTTCCTTGAGAATCTGCCGGTTGTGAAATACACAcgtctccttccttctgcaaaacAACCCCGCaacttcctggctcccagccccccccccgatctaaccactaggcctcacttccctcccagagccggggagagaacccaggagtcctggttcccagcccccttccacttcctctcacacctgtgtgtgtttgtgggtccCTTTCAGCCGTTCCAGGGCCCCCATCTGAGTGAACCTTCTGCAGCTCTGCCAGGTATTATTGTAGGCCCTACAGGCTGTCATTTAAGGGACCCGGGGGCCGTAGCAGCGCCGCGGGAAATGAAGATTTCCATTCCAGCACATTCGGCATTTATTCGGCTCCTCGCCGAGCAGCCGGGCGCAGAGAAACGCAGCGAGTCGAGATGGTGGAGCGAGGAGGTGGCCGGTGCCCTGCTCCGGGTGGTGTCAGGGCCCCAAAATACCATGAGACTGGCCTAAAAAACCAGGGCCTGGGGAAATCACCAGCTTGGCTGGGAAAGTCGCGAATCCAGCGGATGGGCCGGGGGAAATCGCGACTCAGGACGGCCCGGTGACGTTGTGCCCCGTATGATGGTATGAAAATCTGCTAACGAGTGTGACCaggatgtaactggaatatacttCAGGCAAAGGGTCTCTTGTAAGGTGTCATTACAGAGCTTATAACCGGCTGAGCGTGGGCCTCCCGTTGGTATGATGCTGTCACCCTCGTATCggaaactaggaatatgaaaCATAACGCTGAGGCCTGTTGTCGCGATGCAAAGCGTGGGCCATTAATGGGGGCTTGGAAGCTTGATGGCTCCCACTGACGAGGACAATTGGtggtaaatggctctgtttacttccAAGCCCTCCTGGGTCCCTGGCTGCCAGCCAGTGGGTCATGAAGTCTCCCAGGACACgggaccatgtcacctggtactggaatccatcttgaACCTGGGGCTTtgccatttagaaggaggggtgggggcccagagagacaaaggattcccgccttgggacaaagctataaaagggggtggaacaggacaaagggggccagtcatgagaacgcccctagttaccacctgagctggatcAAGGgctgtactggggaaaggatgGGCCCAGGCTAGGGGGGAGTCTGGTCTGGAAAAGAAGCTCATTGGAACCCCTCCGAGGGTGAGATTCACCTGTAATCAGCTTCTTCACGTATCAGGCTTAGACTGGcgccttttgttttattttgcttggtgacttactttgttctggctgttcttacttggaaccacttaaatccgactttttatacttaataaaatcacttttgttcattaattaacccagagtaagtgattaatccCTGGGGGGAGCAAACCGCTGGGCATATCTCTCTATTGGTGTTAtggagggcggacaatttatgcatttaccctgtataagcttaaTACAGAGTAAAAGGGATTTAtgtggggtttggaccccattgggagctgggggtctgggagctggaggcaggagcacttctcaagctgttttcagttaagtttgCAGCTTCCGGGGGACGTGGCCCAGACCTGCGTCTGGATTGCACCAGGCTGGCgcgtctggctcaacaaggcaggggtctggagtcccaagctggcagggaaaatgggctcagaggtaaattcagcacgtcaggtgacggTCCCAAGGGGGCCTCTGTGACCCCACCCATCACAGGCCCCACAATTCTCTGGAAAAAGAACAAAtcggggctggaggcaggacgaGACGGGCTGGAAATGAACGCGAGTGGGGCGGGCAGGGGAAAGCGAGATGCCCACAACTCCAAATGTTCCATTTCAACCGGCCGTTGGGTTTCTCTCAGCGTTTTGGGGTCGCAATTTCCAGCTGTTCTCCCCGGCCGGGACGGGGgaaaaagagacaagcttttaaccCAGAGCCCAGATCCCCGGGACTCCTGGAGCAGGGGCATGAAGAAAAGTTGTAATTGTTGGTTACGTGTACAGGGGAGtgctggggaggggaatgggggctggTGATTAgagtgggggaggctgggagccaggactcctgggttctctccctggttcTGCAAGGGCACTacgggctagtggttagagcaggagacaCGAACAGTCACATTCACAGCTGGGCTTTGGCCTGAAGCTCCCTGACTCGTCTCTTTCTCCTCCGGGACACTAGGACGAgaacaaggagagagaaaagtgaAGGGCTCAAACAAATAGGGTGGAAAACGGCTTTTCCCCAACCTGGCAACCAGTAAAGTATCTGATaccatcagcagagctgggggggggcagggctgggctagcaggggctgcaggtcgggagtgaggggcaccggcagagccggggggagcctgggggctgcgggtcgggagtgaggagctccagcagagcaggggggagcctagggggctgcgggtcgggagtgaggggcaccggcagagcgagggggagcctggggggctgcgggtcgggagtgaggtgcaccggcagagcgggggggagcctgggggctgcgggtcgggagtgaggggctccggcagagcaggggggagcctgggggctgcgggtcgggagtgaggagctccagcagagcaggggggagcctagggggctgcgggtcgggaatgaggggcaccggcagagcgagggggagcctgggggctgcgggtcgggagtgaggggcactggcagagcgagggggagcctgggggctgcgggtcgggagtgaggagctccggcagagcaggggggagcctagggggctgcgggtcgggagtgaggggcaccggcagagcgagggggagcctgggggctgtgggtcaggagtgaggagctccggcagagcaggggggagcctagggggctgcgggtcgggagtgaggggcaccggcagagcgagggggagcctgggggctgcgggtcgggagtgaggagctccggcagagcaggggggagcctagggggctgcgggtcgggagtgaggggcaccggcagagcgggggggagcctgggggctgcgggtcgggagtgaggggctccggcagagcgggggggagcctgggggctgcgggttgggagtgaggtctgcagggggctgcaggtcgtgagcgaggggcaccggcagagcggggGGATCTGGTCACTCACGTTTCGTCTGGTAGAACAGGCTGGTGCCCATGGCGCCGGCGGCGAGGCCGAAGATGCAGATCAGGCCACGCAGGAAAAGCCACAAGAGGACAAATCGTTCGGGTTTCACGTCCATGGGCACTGAACGGGCtagaagggaggagaaaaggatTGTAGGAAATTAATACTATGTGGGTTGAggagagagcccaggagtcctggctcccagcacccgctgctctaaccaccagaccccactcccctcccagagctggggagagaacccaggagtcctggcctgcCCTGGACTCACCCGGTTTCAGCACCTGGAGCCACGTCCCgttcccagccccctctcccacgGTGGGGATCTTCACCAGGCAGCGGTAGGTCCCGGCATCGTAGGGTCTCAGGTCCCGCAGCTCCACGTCGGCTCTCCTCTCCCGCAGGAAGCTCCGGTCCCGGGCCCGGCTCACCCGGCCCCTGAACTCCTGGGTCCCGTCACTCAGCTCCAGCCGGGCGCCCGCCACCTCCTTCACCCAGGTGTAGctgcccagcctgggctcccggGTGCTGTTGTAGGCGCAGGGCAGGGTGATGGAGCCACCCTCGGTGCCCTGcacggagctgggctgggagaccCACAGGCCCTGCGCCCGGCAGCCTGGCAAAGAGACGGGACCGAGGGACATCACCCATGGAGTCGGGCACGGGGCCTGCCCCTCTTGGGGGGCGCCCGCTccccctggccccagggcagggactggctggctcagggggcggggaatgggaccCAGGCCATATGTCGGCCAGACCGGGTCAGCCCGATGGCCCGTCCAGCCCAGCGGCCCGTCTGTGGCAGGCTCGGCAACCAACAGAAGAGGGTGATTATCaagggccccagccccagccggccagtcccagcctctggctCCAAACCGGCCTCAAACCTGAGTCAAaaccagcctgtgaaattgtgaTTCTCCTGCTAGAGAAACCGTCACGTAATTCGTACTGTACGTCGGCTGGCTTCAGTAGCTGGGTCCACCCGAGCCCCCCACCCACCATCTCTCTATCCCCATGCACACCCTACCCGTCATCCATCtatctctccatccatccatccatccacatacacccccaccatccatccatccatccatccgtctaTCCCCACaccccccctctatctatctatctatctatctatctatctatccattcaCATacaccccctccatccatccatccatccgtctatccccatccaccccatctatctatctatccacatacaccccctccagccagccagctatctatctatgtatccacagacaccccccctctctctctatctaccgatccccatccacccaacccatctatctatctatctatctatccccagacacccccccctctctatctatccccagataCCCCTTCTATCTACCTacctatccccagacaccccccccatCACCCTTTCCAACACTCGACATACTTCTGGCTGACGCAGAGATCGGAAAACACGAGCCGTTTTCTCTCATCCCCTCACCGAACAATTCCCCATtcccttatttaatattttctttgttttctacgCTTCAATTCTCATTTCCTTTCCATTGTGTCCTTGGCCTTTGTACTTTTCCACACAAAGCAAATGTCCCCAAAGAGCGCCAGAGACCGTGAGACCCAGAACCCGGTTCGGTTTGGTGTCAGTGATCGGATTGTAACACAGTTACACTGGAAATAAATCCCAATCGTCGGCTGGCGCTAAGAGTTATGTATGGGGTGATAATTTAGTGCCTCTGATTCTGAAATCGATTGGGATTAACAGCTGGGATGAAATTTTAAACCTCTTGCAAGAATGCATGGGGTTGTACTCTGAGATGCATTCATGCAATTAACTGGCatatgtttttaaagaaaacagtatTTTCCTAGGattaaatattaaaggaattTCAATAATCGAATGGGGTTATTGATCTAATTTGCATAATTTCCTTGGATTAAATGATAAACTTCTGGGGTTAATTTTGAAAGGACCCATGGATTATCTTTAAGAAAACTCTCTTTTCCGAGCATTACCTTGTGGAAGAATTGGAGTAATCTGATGGGATTAACCGAGATATTCCCGGGAATTAATTTCTGATCTTCTGGGCTTAATTTTGAAACACATCTCAACAATTTACTGCAGTTAtttttaaggacattgaaagAGTTGCCCTGGGATTATTCTTTAATTCAAATTCAATAGTTCGCAGGATTAACGATTACCTTGCAATCACTTTGACGCTGAAATAAATTGGTATCGTTCACTTGAATTCGGTTTTAAATCCACTGCAGACATTTCCAGGGAGTGACAGATACGTTCTCGCAGTGTCCTCGGGTTAACGTATTGAATCACAATCGTTGGGCTGAGATTAATGTTCACGGACTTTGCAATTAAATCGCTGGGattctatttttttaagaaactgcaatcatttttctgtgattttttttaaactgcgaCAATTGTTTTGGGATTAGGGTTAAAGAAATCGCAATAATTCTGCAGAGAATCTCAGTTCCATTGCAATACTTGGCTAGTAATTACAAAGAACTGCATTCATTTAACAGGAACCAGACTGTCATCATTTCATTTAATTAACTATTAAATAATCATTTAATACCATTAACTCTGAAATAAATTGCAACACGCTGCTGACTTTACTCTTAAAGAGACTGAAACAATTCAGCGGGACAAACCCTTAAATAGC
This genomic interval from Caretta caretta isolate rCarCar2 chromosome 14, rCarCar1.hap1, whole genome shotgun sequence contains the following:
- the LOC125621403 gene encoding natural cytotoxicity triggering receptor 3, yielding MTPGPLLWTLALIAGCRAQGLWVSQPSSVQGTEGGSITLPCAYNSTREPRLGSYTWVKEVAGARLELSDGTQEFRGRVSRARDRSFLRERRADVELRDLRPYDAGTYRCLVKIPTVGEGAGNGTWLQVLKPARSVPMDVKPERFVLLWLFLRGLICIFGLAAGAMGTSLFYQTKLSRRRKRRVRELQAKAQL